One segment of Asterias rubens chromosome 2, eAstRub1.3, whole genome shotgun sequence DNA contains the following:
- the LOC117304230 gene encoding serine/threonine-protein phosphatase 4 regulatory subunit 2-like, with protein sequence MLAKTPAEMGENMENFLDALNAFERKPSREIPKELEELLCRIARNGEPLFPWCKLKPLVVTKLENVIQEYIQTNPCEEVPMLPNVENVKFDDMRERLMRSLNAFNSAPFTMQRLCELLTHPKRYYQRSDKFMRGVEKNVQVVSTITPAGKRITHSCEVRNTTLLMNGIPSDTHTQTASTVSSESQPVETTPPSDETNHTNGNTASSSLVPKPPNDAVVCSPAASEQQDVDSTRHYANASVSKPAMDTSERTSSSDDSLPVKDIKETSEHNEAEACKMMEVESRTGVVDSDDSDGNKGDVDQDSCSSMDSADSGGSSPDSALPPTTGFFNTLHREVTTPHKKVQDTVDSSSCSATAAPPPRDEDKSTSGPSSMPQPDQSHYSISPPALGREQQSSPPPPPPPPPSISSAGVESSDTRTDGQEEEGTPMEGESPPETSNSEVVTSDAATSDAATSEAVTSEMATSEAATSEPASSEPATSEAFTSEAVTSEVATSEPAISEPATSEASPSELATSEAATSQAVTSEAATSEAVAPEATTSEAATSQAVTSEACTSEMSSTEATTAEALDPTASSTETSIVDQSTSEMNVSTSGASTPGTSTVSASTCSSEAMTTEPSEKDEKNKSQEAADQSEVDSGLNNVSETTPMEQD encoded by the exons ATGTTGGCCAAAACGCCCGCTGAAATGGGGGAGAATATGGAAAACTTTTTGGACGCCCTTAATG CATTTGAACGCAAACCATCAAGAGAGATTCCTAAAGAACTGGAAGAGCTACTATGTAGGATAGCTCGCAACGGTGAACCATT ATTTCCATGGTGTAAGCTTAAGCCTCTTGTAGTCACCAAGCTTGAGAATGTCATTCAAGAATATATCCAGACCAACCCTTGTGAGGAGGTCCCAATGCTTCCTAACGTGGAGAATGTCAAGTTTGATGATATGAGAGAGAGACTCATGCGTTCACTGAATGCATTCAACAG TGCTCCATTTACCATGCAACGGCTTTGTGAACTACTGACGCATCCTAAGCGGTATTACCAAAGGAGTGACAAGTTCATGAGAGGCGTGGAAAAG AATGTCCAGGTTGTAAGCACCATCACGCCAGCCGGGAAACGCATCACCCATTCCTGTGAGGTACGAAATACAACCCTCCTGATGAATGGGATACCCTCTGATACCCACACCCAAACAGCAAGTACAGTGTCTAGTGAATCCCAGCCAGTCGAGACCACCCCGCCATCGGATGAAACCAATCACACCAACGGAAACACAGCCAGTTCTTCCCTAGTCCCCAAGCCACCAAATGATGCCGTCGTTTGTTCCCCTGCTGCCAGTGAACAGCAAGACGTTGATTCCACGAGGCATTATGCCAATGCCTCGGTATCTAAACCTGCAATGGATACCagtgaaagaactagtagcaGTGATGACAGTTTACCAGTTAAGGACATTAAAGAGACGTCGGAGCACAATGAAGCTGAGGCTTGTAAAATGATGGAAGTTGAAAGCAGGACAGGTGTCGTTGATTCGGACGACAGCGACGGAAATAAAG GTGATGTTGATCAAGATAGCTGTTCCTCCATGGATAGTGCCGATAGCGGTGGTAGTTCACCAGATTCAGCCTTACCTCCTACCACTGGTTTCTTTAACACGTTACATCGAGAGGTTACAACACCACACAaaaaag TACAAGACACAGTGGATTCCTCATCATGCTCAGCAACAGCAGCTCCACCACCAAGAGATGAGGACAAATCAACCTCAGGGCCCAGTTCAATGCCCCAACCAGACCAAAGTCATTACAGTATTAGCCCACCAGCACTGGGAAGAGAACAGCAGTCTTCCCCACCACCTccacccccaccaccaccatcaATCAGTTCTGCTGGTGTAGAATCTAGTGACACAAGAACAGACGGACAGGAGGAGGAGGGTACTCCTATGGAGGGAGAGTCTCCACCTGAAACCTCAAACTCTGAGGTGGTTACCTCTGACGCGGCTACCTCGGATGCTGCTACCTCGGAGGCGGTAACCTCTGAGATGGCTACCTCTGAGGCAGCTACCTCTGAGCCGGCAAGCTCTGAGCCAGCAACCTCTGAGGCATTTACGTCTGAGGCAGTTACCTCTGAGGTGGCTACCTCTGAGCCGGCTATCTCTGAGCCGGCTACCTCTGAGGCAAGTCCGTCTGAGCTGGCTACCTCTGAAGCGGCTACCTCTCAGGCAGTTACCTCCGAGGCGGCTACATCTGAGGCAGTTGCACCTGAGGCGACTACCTCTGAGGCAGCTACCTCTCAGGCAGTTACCTCTGAGGCATGTACCTCTGAGATGTCGTCTACTGAGGCAACAACAGCGGAGGCGTTAGACCCTACAGCCTCAAGCACTGAAACATCCATCGTTGACCAATCCACCTCTGAGATGAATGTTTCAACCAGTGGGGCCTCAACACCAGGGACATCTACAGTTTCAGCATCTACATGTTCCTCCGAGGCCATGACCACAGAACCATCTGAAAAGGATGAGAAGAACAAGAGTCAGGAGGCTGCAGACCAATCTGAGGTGGACTCTGGGCTTAACAATGTCAGTGAAACCACTCCAATGGAACAGGATTGA
- the LOC117304246 gene encoding cytosolic Fe-S cluster assembly factor NUBP2 homolog, whose translation MEPQGKSDAAAAVGCPAETSQAGRADICKGCPGQAMCQKQGGTDPDQEMIDLRMNAIKHKILVISGKGGVGKSSLAATLSMAFAKSHPNKVGLVDVDVCGPSCPRLMAVENQKVVNTEWGWTPLKSSHGNVKVMSVGSLLNQTDSAVIWRGPRKTQLIKRFLKDTFWGRLDYLFFDTPPGTSDEHLTVVKVLKNVNPDGAIIVSTSQMVALATVRKEITFCRKMGLKILGVVENMSGFVCPCCQEETDLFPAGCVEELAQEFQLKYLGRIPMDPTWTSCCEAGQSLLEEHPDSSTSKALMELANTLKKCLQS comes from the exons ATGGAACCTCAGGGGAAATCAGATGCTGCAGCTGCCGTTGGTTGCCCGGCAGAGACA TCACAAGCAGGGAGAGCTGATATCTGCAAGGGATGCCCAGGGCAAGCAATGTGTCAAAAGCAAG GTGGTACAGATCCAGATCAAGAGATGATTGACTTAAGGATGAATGCAATCAAACATAAGATTCTTGTCATATCAGGAAAAGGAG GCGTAGGTAAATCCAGTTTAGCAGCAACACTGTCAATGGCTTTTGCAAAGTCTCATCCAAACAAG GTTGGACTTGTTGATGTTGACGTCTGTGGTCCAAGCTGTCCAAGATTAATGGCTGTTGAGAATCAGAAAGTTGTAAACACTGAGTGGGGATGGACACCACTGAA GTCCTCACATGGAAATGTCAAAGTCATGTCTGTTGGATCGCTTCTCAATCAGACAGACAGTGCAGTGATATGGAGAGGCCCACGCAAGACACAGCTTATCAAGAGGTTCTTGAAAGACACATTCTGGGGTAGACTGGACTACCTTTTCTTTG aCACTCCACCAGGAACTAGCGATGAACATCTGACTGTTGTAAAGGTCCTGAAAAATGTGAATCCAGATGGCGCTATAATCGTTTCCACCTCCCAGATGGTTGCCTTGGCAACTGTGAGGAAAGAGATCACCTTCTGTCGGAAGATGGGACTGAAGATTCTTGGTGTCGTTGAGAACATGAGTGGTTTTGTCTGTCCTTGTTGTCAG GAAGAGACAGATTTGTTCCCAGCTGGTTGTGTAGAAGAACTTGCCCAAGAATTCCAGCTGAAGTACCTGGGCAGAATACCAATGGACCCT ACGTGGACATCGTGCTGTGAGGCTGGACAAAGTCTCCTTGAAGAGCACCCAGACTCCTCAACTTCAAAGGCACTGATGGAGCTGGCCAATACACTGAAGAAATGTCTGCAGAGTTGA